Within the Pseudomonas sp. SL4(2022) genome, the region GTCAAAACCAAAAAGACCGAGCTGCTATTCCTCGCCCTGTTCCTGCGCCTGCTCAAGGCTGGTGGCCGCGCCGCCGTGGTGGTGCCCGACGGCGTACTGTTCGGCTCCAGCAAAGCGCACAAAGCGCTGCGGCAGATGCTGGTGGAAGAACACAAGCTGGACGGCATCGTCTCCATGCCCTCGGGCGTATTCCGCCCCTATGCCGGGGTGTCCACCGCGATTTTGCTGTTTACCAAAACCAACTCCGGCGGCACCGATCACGTCTGGTTCTACAACATGCAGGCCGACGGCTTCTCCCTGGACGACAAGCGCAACGAGCTGGACGCCAGCCAACACGAAACCAACAACCTGCCGGATATCATCAAACGCTGGCACAACCGCACCACCAGCGTCGGCCTGGACCGCACCGCCCAGAGCTTTCTGGTGCCCAAGGCCGAGATCGTCGGCAATGACTACGACCTGTCGATCAACCGTTATAAGCAAGTGGTGTACGAGCAAGTGCACCACGAGTCGCCGCAGAAAATCCTGGCCGAGTTAAAGGTGTTGGAGGCGGAGATAATGCGAGGGATGGATGAGTTGGAGGGGATGTTGAAGTGACCTCGGTGGCCTTTCCCGCAAAGAAAATTGAAGACTTTTGCCGTACTGGTAGCGGCGGTACTCCCTCGCGTTCTAAGCCCGAATATTTCGATGGCGGTGCTATTCCCTGGGTCAAGTCCGGCGAGCTGAAGACTCGCTTTGTAAGCAGTACTGAGGAGTCGATTACAGATGCCGCAGTGGAGCAGTCGGCAGTCAAGCTTGTACCCAAAGGCGCGCTGTTAATTGCAATGTATGGTGCAACCGTAGGCGAGGTTTCCGAACTCGCAATGGACGCCACTACGAATCAAGCGATATGCCATATCGTTCCTGATCCAAACCTTTGCGACCGTGGATACCTATATCAATATCTCTCAGCCATTAAGCCGGAGCTGCTTGATCGCCGGGTTGGTGGCGGTCAGCCCAATATTTCACAAGCAATCATTAAATCTTTAAGTGTCCCGCTCCCGCCACTCCCCGAGCAGCGTCGTATCGCAGCGATTCTGGACAAGGCCGACGCGCTGCGCGCCAAGCGCCGCGAAGCTATCGTCAAGCTCGATCAACTGCTGCAATCCGTATTTCTCGAGATGTTCGGCGACCCGGTGACGAATCCGAAGGGATGGCCCGAAACTGATTTTCTTGGCGATGTCGCTGATATTTGCTCTGGAATTACCAAAGGTCGGCGAACAACGGAAGAGACCCGAGAGATTCCATATCTTGCAGTGGCCAATGTTCAAGACCGTCACCTAAAGCTGGGCTCAGTTAAAACGATCTGTGCAACAGACGCGGAGATAGGCAGATATCGGTTGGCTGTGAACGATCTGTTGTTAACTGAGGGCGGCGATCCTGACAAGCTTGGAAGGGGAGCGCTATGGGACGGTTCGATTGCAGAGTGCATTCATCAAAACCACGTCTTTAGGGTTCGAGTAACCTCGCCTGCAATTGATCCAGTTTTTCTGAACTGGCTAGTTGGTAGTGCGCGCGGCAAGCGGTATTTTCTCAGTGTGTCGAAGCAGACTACGGGGATCGCATCGATAAATATGACGCAGCTAAAGAAGTTTCCGTTGCTGACTCCACCCATCGAACTGCAAATGCAATTTGCTCAAGCGGTGTCGAAAATCGAGGTACACCAACGAGAGTTAGAAAAGGCAGAAGTTACTGCTCACCAACTGTTTCAGTCTTTACAGCAGCAAGCGTTCGCAGGACAGCTCTAAACCGTAGGGTGGATCACGCTTCACCGATCCACAAAGCGGCGTCACGATGGATGATAAAAGCGTCATCCACCCTACGAACAACCTGTGCTCCCAGCACGCCAAGGAACAGGCAACCCATATGGCTCAATTCTTCCCTACCCGCACCACCTGCCGCTTCGACACCCCTGGCGAACGCCGGCTGGCCGAGCGCCTGGAGAAGAAGCTCGAAGACGATTACCTGTGCTGGTTCAATATCCCGGTGGGGCCAAAGGCCTTGCAGCCGGATTTTGTGCTGATGCATCCGCTGCGCGGGGTGCTGGTGCTGGAGGTCAAGGACTGGAAGCTGGACACCATCCAGAGCATGGATCGCGGCCAGGCGAAGATCTTTGCCGATGGCCTGCTGAAAACCCAGAAAAACCCGATGATGCAGGCGCGCGCCTACGCCATGGA harbors:
- a CDS encoding restriction endonuclease subunit S encodes the protein MTSVAFPAKKIEDFCRTGSGGTPSRSKPEYFDGGAIPWVKSGELKTRFVSSTEESITDAAVEQSAVKLVPKGALLIAMYGATVGEVSELAMDATTNQAICHIVPDPNLCDRGYLYQYLSAIKPELLDRRVGGGQPNISQAIIKSLSVPLPPLPEQRRIAAILDKADALRAKRREAIVKLDQLLQSVFLEMFGDPVTNPKGWPETDFLGDVADICSGITKGRRTTEETREIPYLAVANVQDRHLKLGSVKTICATDAEIGRYRLAVNDLLLTEGGDPDKLGRGALWDGSIAECIHQNHVFRVRVTSPAIDPVFLNWLVGSARGKRYFLSVSKQTTGIASINMTQLKKFPLLTPPIELQMQFAQAVSKIEVHQRELEKAEVTAHQLFQSLQQQAFAGQL